A stretch of the Marinobacter sp. JH2 genome encodes the following:
- a CDS encoding thiol:disulfide interchange protein DsbA/DsbL — protein sequence MIRTLSLIVTMAATLAFSGAASADTWQNGVHYRTLTTPVSTASDSGVEVAEVFWYGCPHCYNFKPLSEAWEEKAPEYVNYVRLPAVLGESWAPHAFAFYALESMGELDKVHDALFEALASERRPLNSAEALGDFVADYDVDAEAFVDAYNSFAVRSRVRQAQSKIMGAQVTGTPTMLVNGKYVVNATMARGHENVLKVVDYLVSKEHGVSE from the coding sequence ATGATCAGAACCCTAAGCCTGATAGTAACTATGGCTGCAACGCTGGCTTTCAGTGGCGCCGCCAGTGCCGATACATGGCAAAACGGAGTGCATTATCGCACTTTGACTACACCGGTCAGCACGGCTTCCGACAGCGGAGTCGAGGTGGCTGAAGTGTTCTGGTACGGCTGCCCGCACTGCTACAACTTCAAGCCGCTGTCAGAAGCGTGGGAAGAAAAGGCACCGGAATACGTGAATTATGTTCGACTACCGGCTGTGCTGGGTGAGAGCTGGGCACCACACGCTTTTGCGTTCTATGCGCTGGAATCCATGGGTGAGCTGGATAAAGTACACGATGCTTTGTTTGAAGCCCTGGCAAGTGAACGTCGGCCGCTGAACTCGGCAGAAGCGCTGGGGGATTTTGTGGCGGATTACGACGTTGATGCTGAAGCTTTTGTTGATGCCTACAACAGCTTTGCCGTTCGCTCACGCGTGCGTCAGGCGCAAAGCAAAATTATGGGTGCGCAAGTTACCGGGACTCCGACTATGCTGGTTAACGGGAAGTACGTGGTCAATGCAACTATGGCCCGTGGGCATGAAAACGTGCTGAAGGTTGTTGATTACCTGGTCAGCAAAGAGCACGGAGTGTCGGAATAA
- a CDS encoding endonuclease/exonuclease/phosphatase family protein has protein sequence MYKRIRSQINGILKSQEAAPRGACSGSEHVPDFEPHRHIRLLTFNIQVGINTSSYRHYVTRSWQHFLPNRHRFENLDRIATLLKQYDVVALQECDGGSLRSGYVNQVQYLAEAAGIPYWYQQLNRNLGQLAQHSNGFLSRYRPLDVTEHKLPGLIPGRGAIVARYGLEEDPLVLVQMHLSLSKSAQQRQLGFVRDLISQYQHVVLMGDMNAHAEQLLTQTPLSETDLVPLPATAHSFPSWRPEKALDHILVSPSLEVRQSGVVSYPVSDHLPISLDIALPKGYLETF, from the coding sequence ATGTATAAGCGGATTCGTAGCCAGATCAACGGCATATTGAAATCACAGGAAGCCGCCCCGCGTGGTGCGTGTTCGGGAAGCGAGCACGTGCCAGACTTCGAGCCTCATCGCCATATCCGGCTGCTGACCTTTAATATACAGGTTGGTATCAACACTTCTTCGTATCGCCATTATGTGACTCGTAGCTGGCAGCATTTCCTTCCGAATCGACACCGTTTTGAAAACCTTGATCGTATTGCAACGCTGTTGAAGCAGTACGATGTTGTTGCTTTACAGGAATGCGACGGCGGCAGTTTGCGCAGTGGTTATGTGAACCAGGTCCAATATTTGGCTGAGGCTGCAGGCATCCCATATTGGTACCAGCAGCTGAATCGCAATCTTGGACAGCTCGCCCAGCATAGCAACGGCTTCCTTAGTCGCTACCGGCCATTAGATGTGACGGAACACAAGTTGCCGGGGTTGATCCCTGGACGGGGTGCCATCGTCGCGCGTTATGGCCTGGAAGAAGACCCATTGGTGCTGGTTCAGATGCATCTGTCGTTGAGCAAGTCTGCGCAACAGCGTCAACTTGGCTTCGTTCGTGATCTGATCAGTCAATATCAGCATGTGGTGTTGATGGGCGATATGAACGCCCACGCCGAGCAGTTGCTCACACAAACGCCTCTCAGTGAAACCGATCTGGTGCCACTGCCTGCTACTGCCCACAGCTTCCCCAGCTGGCGCCCCGAAAAGGCGCTGGATCATATTCTGGTCAGCCCGTCATTGGAAGTCCGTCAATCTGGCGTGGTGAGTTACCCGGTCTCCGATCACCTGCCGATCTCACTCGATATTGCCTTGCCCAAGGGCTACCTGGAAACCTTCTAA
- a CDS encoding ABC transporter substrate-binding protein → MRKLSYSALLCALTIPSLASADCGEVSITEMNWASNTVVTSVAKFIMEQGYGCDVAVVPSDTVPAVTSVAENGEPDIVTELWKNSAGEAYERLEAAGKIKPLTKVLRPGGIEGWWIPTYLAEKHPELTTIEGIMDNPELVGGRFNNCPDGWGCRVANDNLVRALDLESAGIDVFNHGSGETLASSMASAVQKQEPWFGYYWGPTVPLGKFDMTRVKLGDYKPEVHAKNQSPDAENPTVSEFPAATVLTTVTPDFEDREPEVAEMLAQLSFETETMSSLLAWMDANNATAEEAAVYYLTNYGEEWSSWLNDDARKRLSRVLGN, encoded by the coding sequence ATGAGAAAACTTTCCTATTCAGCATTACTTTGTGCCCTAACGATACCTTCGCTAGCGAGCGCCGACTGTGGCGAGGTATCGATAACGGAAATGAACTGGGCCTCTAACACAGTGGTTACCAGCGTTGCCAAGTTCATTATGGAGCAGGGCTACGGCTGTGATGTCGCCGTCGTGCCCTCAGACACCGTGCCGGCAGTGACTTCCGTTGCCGAAAATGGCGAGCCGGATATCGTTACCGAACTTTGGAAGAACTCTGCCGGCGAAGCGTACGAACGTTTGGAGGCGGCGGGGAAAATTAAGCCGCTGACTAAAGTGCTGCGGCCCGGTGGGATTGAGGGTTGGTGGATCCCGACCTATCTGGCTGAAAAGCATCCTGAGCTGACCACTATTGAGGGGATCATGGATAACCCGGAATTGGTGGGTGGCCGCTTCAACAATTGCCCTGACGGGTGGGGCTGTCGTGTGGCTAACGACAATCTGGTGCGAGCGCTGGACCTCGAGTCGGCGGGTATCGATGTGTTCAACCATGGCTCAGGTGAGACGTTGGCATCGTCTATGGCATCAGCCGTGCAGAAACAGGAACCTTGGTTTGGCTATTATTGGGGGCCAACGGTCCCCCTCGGTAAGTTCGACATGACTCGAGTCAAGCTGGGTGACTATAAGCCAGAAGTGCATGCGAAGAACCAATCGCCCGATGCCGAGAACCCTACGGTGTCGGAATTTCCAGCGGCGACGGTGCTGACCACGGTAACACCGGACTTTGAAGATCGTGAGCCAGAAGTTGCAGAGATGCTGGCTCAGCTGAGTTTTGAAACCGAAACCATGAGCTCGTTGCTTGCCTGGATGGATGCCAACAATGCCACGGCCGAGGAAGCCGCGGTCTACTACCTGACCAATTATGGTGAAGAGTGGTCTTCATGGCTGAACGACGATGCCCGAAAGCGTCTAAGCCGCGTGCTAGGAAACTAA
- a CDS encoding ABC transporter permease subunit: MATYDWLFSTLGLKEWCGQQKDSGPLSMADLLAKSKGQDAEPQSLWDLPFPSMDVLNESCEAFPQSRDLTKGLEQGFLDIKDSLSLVLDPLTQPLSWFLDGSLYIMLSTPWWIVIPLMLAVVFLVSKSWKLVAFVACSIGLLAFIDYYEYAMQTLAIIFVCAFLCVLLGVPIGIAMARNDWLQRGTIPVLDMLQTLPPFVYLIPLIFLFSVTESKLYGIAIILYAIVPVVRLTDLGIRLVDKEVIEAADAFGMTPRQKLFKVQIPLALPNIMAGVNQTIMMSLAMVVIASLVSAPGLGVLVLRGIRNLELGVGLVSGLGIVLLAVILDRVTKASLARVNSAQKQ, translated from the coding sequence ATGGCAACATACGACTGGTTATTCTCAACCTTGGGTCTGAAGGAGTGGTGTGGCCAACAGAAAGATTCTGGTCCCCTATCCATGGCTGATTTGTTGGCCAAGAGCAAAGGGCAGGATGCCGAACCCCAGTCTCTTTGGGACCTACCGTTCCCCTCAATGGATGTCCTGAATGAATCTTGCGAAGCGTTTCCGCAATCGCGGGATCTCACCAAGGGGCTTGAACAGGGCTTTTTGGACATCAAAGACAGTCTCAGTCTGGTTCTGGACCCGCTTACACAGCCTTTGAGCTGGTTTCTCGATGGTTCGCTTTACATCATGCTCAGCACGCCGTGGTGGATTGTCATTCCGCTGATGTTGGCTGTGGTGTTTTTGGTGAGCAAGTCCTGGAAGCTGGTGGCGTTTGTTGCGTGCTCCATCGGCCTGTTAGCGTTCATTGATTACTACGAATACGCGATGCAGACCCTCGCCATTATATTTGTCTGCGCCTTCCTGTGTGTGTTGCTAGGGGTTCCGATTGGCATCGCTATGGCGCGGAACGATTGGTTGCAACGGGGCACTATCCCGGTTTTGGATATGCTGCAGACCTTACCGCCGTTCGTGTATCTGATCCCGCTGATTTTCCTGTTCAGCGTCACAGAGTCCAAGTTGTACGGCATTGCCATTATCCTCTACGCCATCGTGCCGGTGGTGCGGCTGACCGATCTGGGTATTCGGTTGGTGGACAAGGAGGTGATTGAAGCGGCCGATGCATTCGGCATGACACCCCGGCAAAAGCTGTTCAAAGTGCAGATCCCCTTGGCTTTACCCAACATTATGGCCGGTGTGAACCAGACCATAATGATGAGCTTGGCGATGGTTGTCATTGCGTCTCTGGTGTCTGCGCCGGGTTTGGGGGTGTTGGTATTGCGGGGTATACGAAATCTGGAATTAGGCGTTGGTTTGGTTTCTGGTCTGGGCATTGTTTTGCTGGCCGTCATTCTTGATCGTGTCACCAAGGCCTCTTTGGCCCGGGTCAATTCCGCACAGAAACAGTGA
- a CDS encoding glycine betaine/L-proline ABC transporter ATP-binding protein, translating into MTKNVKIAIRNLYKIFGPEPEVALEYVKQGASKAGLQDEHGHVLGLKDINVDVHEGEVTVIMGLSGSGKSTLIRHLNRLIEPTAGEILFDGEDVLALSEDGLRALRRQKMSMVFQKFALLPHKTVLENAGLSWEISGQGRDAYEEEARKWLARVGLEGSEEQYPHQLSGGMQQRVGIARALVSNSPVMLMDEAFSALDPLIRSDMQDLLLELQAELHKTIVFITHDLDEALKLADHLVILKDGEVVQQGDPQGILLQPNDPYIVDFISDINRARVLRVRSVMGPVNDAESFSGDLLETDNLESVLAKSGGDVSQVFRVMRDGQPVGCLSMTELTKALVPTEGSGARVS; encoded by the coding sequence GTGACAAAGAATGTCAAAATCGCGATTCGCAACTTGTACAAAATTTTTGGGCCAGAGCCGGAAGTCGCGCTTGAATATGTGAAGCAAGGGGCAAGCAAAGCTGGGCTGCAAGACGAACACGGGCACGTGCTTGGTTTGAAAGACATCAACGTGGATGTGCATGAAGGCGAAGTCACCGTCATTATGGGATTGTCGGGTTCGGGAAAATCGACTTTAATTCGGCATCTTAATCGCCTGATTGAGCCGACCGCAGGCGAAATCCTGTTCGATGGCGAAGACGTTCTAGCGTTGAGCGAGGACGGTTTGCGTGCGCTGCGGCGCCAGAAAATGTCCATGGTGTTTCAAAAGTTCGCCTTGTTGCCTCACAAAACCGTGTTGGAAAATGCCGGTTTGTCTTGGGAGATTTCAGGGCAGGGGCGCGATGCCTATGAAGAAGAGGCTCGCAAGTGGTTGGCCCGTGTCGGTTTGGAAGGCAGCGAGGAACAATATCCCCATCAGTTGTCTGGTGGTATGCAGCAGCGGGTCGGAATTGCTCGTGCATTGGTGTCTAATTCTCCGGTCATGCTGATGGACGAAGCCTTCTCGGCTTTGGATCCGCTGATTCGGTCAGACATGCAGGATCTGTTGTTGGAGTTGCAGGCTGAATTGCACAAAACCATTGTCTTCATCACCCACGACTTGGATGAAGCGTTGAAGCTGGCAGACCATCTGGTCATTCTCAAAGATGGCGAAGTGGTACAGCAGGGTGACCCCCAAGGCATATTGCTGCAGCCCAACGATCCGTACATAGTCGACTTCATCAGTGATATCAATCGTGCCCGGGTGTTGAGGGTGCGTTCGGTCATGGGGCCGGTTAACGATGCAGAGTCCTTTTCTGGTGATTTGCTGGAAACGGATAACCTGGAGTCGGTGCTGGCTAAATCGGGTGGTGATGTGAGCCAGGTGTTTCGGGTTATGCGTGACGGCCAGCCGGTTGGCTGTCTTTCGATGACAGAGCTGACTAAGGCGCTAGTGCCGACAGAAGGAAGCGGCGCCCGCGTGTCATAG
- the rpmG gene encoding 50S ribosomal protein L33, whose translation MREKIKLVSSANTGHFYTTMKNKRNTPEKIEIKKYDPVVRKHVAYKEAKIK comes from the coding sequence ATGCGCGAAAAAATTAAGCTGGTATCGTCAGCAAACACCGGTCACTTCTACACGACCATGAAGAACAAGCGTAACACTCCGGAAAAAATCGAGATCAAAAAGTACGATCCGGTTGTCCGTAAGCACGTTGCGTACAAGGAAGCCAAGATCAAGTAA
- the rpmB gene encoding 50S ribosomal protein L28, which produces MSRVCQVTGKRPVTGNNVSHAMNHTRRRFLPNLQNHRFWVESEKRFVKLRVSTKGMRIIDKKGIDAVLADLRARGEKF; this is translated from the coding sequence ATGTCCAGAGTTTGTCAGGTTACCGGTAAGCGTCCGGTTACCGGTAACAACGTATCCCACGCGATGAATCACACTCGTCGTCGTTTTCTGCCGAATTTGCAGAACCACCGTTTCTGGGTTGAGTCCGAGAAGCGTTTCGTGAAGCTGCGCGTATCCACTAAGGGCATGCGCATCATCGATAAAAAAGGTATTGACGCTGTACTGGCCGATCTTCGTGCCCGCGGCGAGAAATTTTAA
- the radC gene encoding DNA repair protein RadC: protein MNESSWPSDERPRERLLAHGAESLSDAELLAIFLRTGTAGMPVMAMARHLIEEFSSLRGLMTASRRQFCQVKGLGTAKYAQVQAAMEMARRVMDEPLRPGDPLRSPADTRRFLTSRLATYPHEVFAGLFLDNRHRVIQYRELFRGTIDGAAVYPREVVRQALEDNAAAVIFAHNHPSGVAEPSQADISLTRRLKEALGLVDIRVLDHMVIGHGEVISLAERGLM, encoded by the coding sequence ATGAACGAATCCAGCTGGCCCAGCGACGAGCGGCCACGAGAGCGCCTGCTTGCCCACGGTGCCGAATCTTTGTCGGATGCCGAACTCCTGGCCATCTTTCTGCGAACCGGCACCGCCGGCATGCCGGTAATGGCGATGGCACGCCACCTGATCGAAGAATTCTCGAGCCTGCGAGGCCTGATGACCGCCTCTCGTCGCCAGTTTTGCCAAGTAAAAGGTCTGGGCACCGCAAAATACGCGCAGGTGCAGGCCGCCATGGAAATGGCGAGACGGGTGATGGATGAACCGCTGCGACCAGGCGATCCGCTGCGTTCTCCCGCCGATACCCGGCGTTTTCTGACCAGCCGACTGGCCACTTACCCCCACGAAGTTTTTGCCGGTTTATTTCTCGATAACCGCCATCGCGTTATTCAGTACCGGGAATTATTCCGCGGCACCATCGACGGCGCCGCCGTATACCCGCGGGAAGTTGTCCGTCAGGCCTTGGAAGATAATGCAGCGGCGGTGATTTTCGCGCATAATCACCCGTCCGGAGTAGCAGAACCGAGTCAGGCAGACATCTCTCTAACGCGTCGCCTGAAAGAAGCTCTGGGGTTGGTCGATATCAGGGTTCTTGACCATATGGTTATCGGTCACGGTGAGGTAATATCCCTCGCTGAAAGAGGGTTGATGTAA
- the coaBC gene encoding bifunctional phosphopantothenoylcysteine decarboxylase/phosphopantothenate--cysteine ligase CoaBC, producing the protein MAVRRILLGITGGIAAYKSAELVRQLKKAGLDVRVIMTQGAEAFVTPLTFQALSGEPVRTSLLDPEAEAGMGHIELAKWADQVVIAPASADFLARLAQGMADDLLTTVCCATEAPIAVAPAMNQAMWKNHRTQRNLRLLSEDPQMTIWGPDQGEQACGDTGPGRMLEPSALATLILTEQVPPPAGPLAGKRFVITAGPTREPIDPVRYISNHSSGKMGYAIAQAAVAAGAEVTLVSGPVNLAAPDGLKVRSVVTAEDMLQASQQAVSEGCDVFIATAAVADYRPESCAGDKIKKTNDEMSLSLVRNPDTLATIAARPDAPFTVGFAAETTDVARYAMDKMQRKKLQMIVANDVSAPGLGFNSDQNAVTVFWSDGQESMGPDSKQTIATRLVALIEEHSKKADK; encoded by the coding sequence ATGGCCGTCAGACGAATACTGCTGGGAATCACCGGTGGCATCGCCGCCTACAAAAGTGCCGAACTGGTTCGGCAGCTGAAAAAAGCCGGGTTGGACGTTCGTGTGATCATGACTCAGGGGGCCGAAGCCTTTGTTACCCCGCTGACGTTTCAGGCGTTAAGCGGCGAGCCGGTGCGCACGTCATTATTGGACCCGGAAGCAGAAGCCGGTATGGGCCATATTGAATTGGCAAAATGGGCTGATCAGGTGGTGATCGCGCCAGCTTCTGCCGACTTCCTGGCGCGGCTGGCTCAGGGCATGGCCGATGATCTGCTCACCACCGTATGTTGTGCGACCGAAGCGCCCATTGCGGTGGCACCAGCCATGAATCAGGCCATGTGGAAAAATCACCGTACCCAGCGCAACCTCCGGTTATTGTCAGAAGACCCGCAAATGACGATATGGGGCCCGGATCAGGGCGAACAAGCGTGCGGAGACACTGGCCCCGGGAGAATGTTGGAACCTTCTGCGCTCGCCACGCTGATTCTGACCGAGCAGGTGCCGCCGCCAGCCGGACCGCTCGCCGGTAAGCGATTCGTGATTACCGCCGGCCCCACACGGGAACCGATCGATCCGGTACGGTACATTTCCAATCACAGCTCCGGCAAAATGGGCTACGCCATTGCCCAGGCTGCGGTGGCCGCGGGTGCGGAGGTTACCTTGGTCAGTGGTCCCGTAAATTTGGCGGCCCCTGATGGCTTGAAAGTGCGTTCCGTGGTCACCGCTGAAGATATGCTTCAGGCATCGCAGCAGGCCGTCAGCGAAGGCTGCGATGTGTTTATCGCTACCGCTGCCGTCGCTGACTACCGGCCGGAGTCCTGTGCGGGGGATAAGATCAAGAAAACCAACGATGAGATGAGTCTTTCCCTGGTGCGTAACCCGGACACTCTGGCCACCATCGCTGCCAGACCTGATGCACCATTTACCGTAGGGTTTGCCGCCGAAACCACCGATGTCGCCCGTTACGCGATGGATAAAATGCAGCGCAAGAAGCTTCAGATGATCGTTGCCAATGATGTATCAGCCCCCGGATTGGGCTTTAACAGTGATCAGAATGCGGTCACCGTTTTTTGGTCAGACGGCCAGGAATCTATGGGGCCCGACAGTAAACAGACCATTGCCACCCGTTTGGTGGCGCTAATCGAAGAACACAGCAAGAAGGCCGATAAGTAA
- the dut gene encoding dUTP diphosphatase, with product MTRKKLQVRILDDRIGSDIPFPEYATEGSAGLDLRACLKEPLTVAPGETYLIPTGLSVHIADPALAAMILPRSGLGHKHGIVLGNLVGLIDSDYQGELMVSCWNRGQTEFTIEIGERLAQMVLVPVVQADFEVVSEFDASNRGEGGFGSTGSH from the coding sequence ATGACGCGAAAAAAATTGCAGGTAAGAATTCTGGATGATCGCATTGGTTCAGATATTCCGTTTCCTGAGTACGCAACCGAAGGGTCTGCCGGTCTGGACCTGCGTGCCTGCCTGAAAGAGCCTCTTACCGTCGCCCCCGGTGAAACTTATTTGATTCCAACGGGGTTGTCGGTACACATAGCCGACCCCGCTCTGGCTGCCATGATCCTGCCGCGCAGTGGTTTGGGTCATAAGCACGGCATTGTGTTAGGCAATCTGGTGGGGCTAATCGACTCGGATTATCAGGGCGAGCTGATGGTGTCCTGCTGGAACCGTGGTCAGACGGAATTCACCATCGAGATTGGCGAGCGCCTTGCCCAGATGGTGTTGGTGCCGGTGGTACAGGCGGATTTTGAAGTGGTGTCCGAGTTTGACGCAAGCAACCGCGGCGAAGGTGGCTTTGGGTCCACAGGAAGCCACTGA
- a CDS encoding phosphomannomutase/phosphoglucomutase, giving the protein MKFGKKKASDDTAKEQPVTDVPRAKVKRSRAGNGLKKLSSVAVSQALVVVFAGVISTALLHFLVSEPVATKDFERAVNVEITSAQHRLNHYLNALQGQIQAVANQQYVIDRVSDESDLRPLSRQLASAVSGAAAVFVFPRRGIPRTGNSENLLGFAGLELAQRAENGQPMLPDAFPRNNQWYLQFAAPIRSSVSKAVIGTVLVVFKADHLAPLLQVGNKTLGGRLALTQTAAGSKRPVISVGSGSGAEVSRSLMNPDWDVLYQPGKTPAPPVNTMLLALLVLIPVLVAAAVVWLLLGKAQRSVREDVSAMTQWAYKVFSGERHKLPSTQWDMVASTGEVLSRVSQVVEKRVSQAKGTAAPKGASAPASPQGEKDEALFDSDSSLGMDMLDGDDDVLGLGSSDAPLFDEDIPDVLESTVPDIQVEAEIFRAYDIRGIVGENLSADVVEIIGQAIGSEATERGVASLCIGYDGRHSSPELADALARGVMSAGCNVIRVGAVPTPVLYFATHHLDTGSGVMVTGSHNPANYNGLKIMLGGETLSGDAIQKLYQRIQTGDFTSGQGEQTGDDVRRAYLDRIVGDIAVAAPLKVVVDAGNGIAGELAPILVEELGCEVVPLFCDIDGDFPNHHPDPGKPDNLQHLIAKVQEVGADIGIAFDGDGDRLGVVTNKGKIIWPDRLMMLFARDVVSRNPGADVLYDVKCSRRLAGVISEAGGRPVMWKSGHSLMKARMKETGALLAGELSGHVFFGERWYGFDDGLYSAARLLEILGIEDRHSDEVFDDFPEDISTPELNVEVTESDKFAIIERFGELGEFREGNVSSIDGIRVDYPDGWGLCRASNTTPVLVLRFEAETEEALERIKTVFREQLQKAAPDLVANF; this is encoded by the coding sequence ATGAAATTCGGTAAGAAAAAGGCCAGCGACGATACCGCAAAAGAGCAGCCGGTAACGGACGTACCGAGAGCCAAAGTAAAACGCAGCCGAGCCGGCAACGGTTTGAAAAAACTCAGTTCGGTAGCCGTTTCTCAGGCCTTGGTGGTGGTTTTTGCCGGTGTGATCTCTACGGCCTTACTGCATTTCCTAGTGTCGGAGCCTGTTGCGACGAAAGATTTTGAGCGCGCTGTCAACGTTGAGATAACTAGTGCGCAACATCGGCTGAATCACTATCTGAACGCTTTGCAGGGGCAGATTCAGGCCGTGGCAAATCAACAGTATGTAATTGACAGAGTATCTGACGAGTCTGATCTAAGGCCCTTGTCACGCCAGCTGGCGTCGGCGGTGAGCGGCGCTGCCGCTGTGTTCGTGTTTCCGCGACGGGGCATCCCCAGAACCGGGAACAGCGAGAATCTGCTTGGCTTCGCGGGATTGGAGTTGGCGCAGCGGGCGGAGAATGGCCAGCCGATGTTGCCTGACGCGTTTCCTCGGAATAACCAGTGGTATCTGCAATTCGCGGCCCCGATCAGGAGCTCGGTCAGCAAGGCGGTGATAGGCACGGTTTTGGTGGTGTTCAAGGCCGACCATTTGGCTCCCCTGTTGCAAGTGGGCAACAAAACACTCGGCGGCCGCCTGGCATTGACGCAAACAGCAGCTGGCAGCAAGCGTCCAGTCATCAGCGTAGGCAGCGGTAGCGGGGCGGAAGTGTCACGTAGCCTGATGAATCCTGACTGGGATGTGCTGTACCAGCCCGGTAAAACTCCGGCACCTCCTGTCAATACCATGTTGTTAGCGCTGTTGGTCCTTATCCCTGTTCTTGTGGCAGCGGCAGTCGTGTGGTTATTGCTGGGTAAAGCGCAGCGAAGTGTACGCGAAGATGTCAGCGCCATGACTCAGTGGGCTTACAAAGTATTCAGTGGCGAACGCCACAAGCTCCCAAGCACGCAGTGGGATATGGTCGCGTCGACCGGAGAAGTGCTATCCCGGGTGTCCCAAGTGGTAGAAAAACGGGTGTCACAGGCCAAAGGTACCGCTGCTCCGAAAGGGGCTTCTGCGCCCGCATCGCCGCAGGGTGAGAAAGACGAGGCCTTGTTCGACAGCGACAGTTCCCTGGGCATGGATATGCTCGATGGTGACGATGATGTGTTGGGGCTTGGTAGTTCCGATGCGCCCTTGTTTGATGAGGACATCCCGGACGTGCTTGAAAGCACAGTGCCGGATATTCAGGTCGAAGCTGAGATCTTTCGGGCGTACGATATCCGCGGTATTGTAGGCGAAAATCTTTCAGCGGACGTTGTGGAGATTATTGGCCAGGCGATCGGATCAGAGGCAACCGAGCGGGGTGTTGCCTCTCTGTGTATAGGTTACGACGGCCGCCATTCCAGTCCCGAACTGGCAGACGCCTTGGCGCGAGGAGTCATGTCGGCTGGCTGTAACGTGATTCGCGTGGGCGCTGTGCCCACCCCGGTCCTGTACTTTGCCACGCATCATCTGGACACAGGGTCGGGTGTCATGGTGACAGGGAGCCATAACCCAGCCAACTACAACGGTCTGAAAATAATGCTGGGCGGTGAAACCCTTTCCGGTGATGCCATCCAGAAACTTTATCAGCGTATTCAGACTGGTGATTTCACCTCCGGGCAGGGCGAACAGACCGGAGACGACGTTCGTAGGGCTTACCTTGATCGCATCGTAGGTGATATTGCGGTGGCTGCGCCTCTTAAAGTCGTGGTGGATGCCGGCAACGGTATCGCTGGTGAGCTGGCACCTATTCTGGTTGAAGAGCTAGGGTGCGAAGTGGTGCCTTTGTTCTGCGACATTGATGGTGATTTCCCGAACCACCACCCAGACCCCGGCAAGCCTGATAACCTTCAGCACTTGATAGCCAAGGTGCAGGAAGTCGGCGCCGACATTGGGATTGCCTTCGATGGCGATGGCGATCGCCTGGGCGTGGTCACCAACAAAGGCAAAATTATCTGGCCAGACCGGCTAATGATGTTATTTGCCCGAGACGTAGTATCCCGTAACCCCGGGGCCGACGTGCTGTACGACGTGAAGTGCAGCCGCCGCTTGGCAGGGGTGATTTCCGAAGCCGGTGGCCGCCCAGTTATGTGGAAAAGTGGCCATTCCCTGATGAAAGCCAGGATGAAGGAAACCGGAGCGTTGCTGGCGGGTGAACTCAGCGGCCACGTGTTCTTTGGCGAGCGTTGGTATGGCTTCGACGACGGTTTGTATTCGGCAGCCCGGCTGCTGGAGATTCTAGGCATCGAAGACCGGCACAGTGACGAAGTATTTGACGATTTCCCTGAAGACATCAGCACCCCGGAACTGAATGTCGAAGTGACGGAAAGCGATAAATTCGCGATCATTGAACGTTTTGGCGAACTGGGCGAGTTCCGTGAGGGCAACGTCAGCAGTATCGATGGCATTCGCGTAGATTACCCTGACGGTTGGGGCCTATGCCGTGCCTCCAATACCACGCCTGTTCTGGTACTGCGTTTCGAAGCAGAAACCGAAGAAGCACTTGAGCGAATCAAGACCGTGTTCCGGGAACAACTACAGAAAGCTGCGCCGGATCTGGTCGCAAATTTCTGA